From the genome of Candidatus Methylomirabilis tolerans, one region includes:
- a CDS encoding carboxypeptidase-like regulatory domain-containing protein, producing the protein MRERWRRSIGWAACLCLVFVAGGCATARIAEHRIVSGRITDQQGRPVPGTPVLVMGRQLDFTTTLDYVERDRRTLRVLTADDGRYMAEFIPSELGNNLYLFFYAEKGFDGVRFQRPDGIDITKRLTESRELRLDQVLLDHSQWKEVQRQIAQFGADSAKGKILRQLGLPERIDRGTGDQSAETWWFYSKGMSYRFVGSAVEGSYTFQPIQGVLPLPSTK; encoded by the coding sequence ATGAGGGAACGCTGGAGGAGAAGTATCGGATGGGCAGCATGCCTGTGTCTGGTGTTCGTTGCGGGCGGATGTGCAACGGCCCGGATCGCGGAGCACCGGATCGTTAGCGGCCGGATTACCGATCAGCAGGGCCGGCCTGTGCCTGGGACGCCCGTGCTGGTGATGGGACGGCAGCTCGATTTCACCACGACGCTTGACTACGTGGAACGCGACCGGCGGACGCTAAGGGTCTTGACTGCCGACGACGGCCGGTACATGGCCGAGTTCATCCCCAGCGAGCTCGGGAATAACCTTTACCTGTTCTTCTACGCCGAAAAGGGGTTCGATGGCGTCCGATTTCAAAGGCCGGACGGAATCGACATCACCAAACGGTTAACCGAGAGCAGAGAACTGAGGTTGGATCAGGTGCTTCTCGACCATTCGCAATGGAAGGAGGTACAGCGACAGATCGCGCAGTTTGGCGCGGATTCAGCCAAAGGAAAGATTCTGCGTCAACTAGGCCTTCCGGAACGGATCGACCGCGGGACCGGCGATCAATCCGCGGAGACGTGGTGGTTTTACAGTAAGGGAATGAGCTACCGCTTTGTCGGGTCTGCGGTCGAAGGATCATATACCTTCCAGCCCATCCAAGGCGTGCTGCCGCTTCCCTCCACGAAGTAG
- a CDS encoding GDP-mannose 4,6-dehydratase: MEPGTIILTGCAGFIGCKVAELLLQAGHIVVGIDNLNDAYDVRLKQWRLKQILHHPGFRFHQLDISNRAALSALFESACETPGNRPSAIINLAARAGVRQSVEDPWVYFDTNVTGTLNLLDLCRKLSINKFILASTSSLYGQGNAMPYREDANTDAPLSPYAASKKAAEALCYTYHYLYGIDVTVFRYFTVYGPAGRPDMSLFRFVQWISEGRQVLVYGDGRQSRDFTFVDDIARGTIAGLKPLGYEVINLGSDTPIVLIEAIRLVEALVGRKAEIVHTPRHPADVQATWAEISKAKRLLDWQPQSTFQDGVGALVRWYQTNREWAKQISTG; encoded by the coding sequence TTGGAACCAGGAACGATTATCCTGACAGGTTGTGCGGGCTTCATCGGCTGCAAGGTCGCCGAGTTGCTCCTCCAGGCCGGTCACATTGTCGTTGGGATCGACAATCTCAACGATGCCTATGACGTCCGGCTCAAGCAGTGGCGCCTCAAGCAGATCCTCCACCACCCCGGCTTTCGATTCCACCAGCTCGACATCAGCAATCGGGCCGCTCTAAGCGCACTCTTTGAGAGCGCATGCGAGACTCCAGGTAACCGTCCGTCGGCAATCATCAACCTGGCGGCCAGAGCCGGCGTGCGCCAATCCGTTGAAGACCCCTGGGTGTACTTCGACACCAACGTCACCGGGACGCTGAACCTGTTGGACCTTTGCCGGAAACTCAGCATCAATAAGTTTATCCTCGCCTCTACCTCCAGCCTGTACGGTCAGGGCAATGCAATGCCTTACCGGGAAGATGCGAATACCGACGCCCCCCTTTCGCCATACGCCGCTTCCAAAAAGGCGGCTGAAGCCCTCTGCTATACCTATCACTATCTGTATGGGATCGATGTCACAGTGTTTCGGTACTTCACGGTATACGGTCCCGCCGGGCGACCCGATATGAGCCTCTTTCGCTTCGTGCAGTGGATCAGCGAAGGGCGCCAGGTGCTGGTGTATGGCGATGGCCGGCAATCCCGCGACTTCACCTTCGTGGACGATATCGCGCGAGGCACAATCGCCGGCCTCAAGCCGCTCGGGTATGAGGTCATCAATCTTGGCTCTGACACTCCGATCGTCCTGATCGAGGCGATACGGCTTGTAGAGGCGCTCGTCGGAAGGAAGGCAGAGATCGTGCACACGCCCCGTCATCCGGCCGACGTACAGGCCACATGGGCGGAGATCAGCAAGGCCAAACGATTGCTGGACTGGCAGCCGCAATCGACATTCCAGGACGGTGTCGGCGCACTGGTGCGATGGTATCAGACCAACCGCGAATGGGCGAAGCAGATATCAACGGGGTAA